Sequence from the Herbaspirillum sp. meg3 genome:
TTGGTCACGCGCTTTGGCGCGCAGTTGCGTCAAGTGACCAACCTGGATGCCACGGTATTCAGCCACGACGATAGTCTGTGCAGTTGCTACTTTTGCAGCGACTTCGGCGACAACGGCCTTTTTGTCATTCAGATTGAGACTCAAGATCAACCTCCAAAAATGATGCTTGGCGACGACACAGGCGAAAAACCTGCTTGCCTTACATCGGTTCGAACACGGCGTCCGACGTTAGGAGTTCATTGCAACGTTTCGAAAACCTGAAACGCTGTGTGAGACTGCAAAACTTGTTCGGGGTCACCATCTGCGCTGGGTAATCAAAAACAGAGGTTTTTGACGTTTTAACTTTGTGCCTGCCTGCTGCACGCCGCCCAACGGTCTTTGATTGCCTGAAGCACTTCACAATTGCAAAATGCTCCAGCCCAAAGATGCGCCTCGCTTCCATCAGGAAACGAGGACTTGATTCTTTACTTAAGCTGCCAGAGTGGCTTGATCCACGCGGACGCCAGCGCCCATGGTGGACGACAGCGAAACCTTGCGCAGGTAAACACCCTTGCTGGTTGCTGGCTTGGCCTTGTTCAGCGCATCGATCAGCGCAACCAGATTGGACTTCAAATCTGCATCGCTGAACGACTTACGACCGATAGTGGCGTGAATAATGCCGGCCTTGTCGGTACGGTATTGCACTTGACCAGCCTTGGCATTCTTGACCGCAGTAGCGACGTCAGGAGTAACCGTGCCAACCTTCGGGTTAGGCATCAGGCCACGTGGGCCCAGGATTTGACCCAAGGTACCGACGATACGCATTGTGTCAGGCGAAGCGATGACGATGTCGAAAGGCATGTTACCGGCTTTGACTTGCTCAGCCAGATCTTCCATACCAACGACGTCTGCACCAGCTGCCTTGGCTTGCTCGGCCTTTTCGCCCGAAGCAAACACAGCCACGCGAACGGTCTTGCCTGTACCAGCCGGCAGAACCACGGAACCGCGAACCACTTGGTCCGACTTCTTCGCATCAACGCCCAGTTGGACGGACACGTCGATCGATTCGTTGAACTTCGCTGTTGCGAATTCTTTGACCAGCGCCAGTGCGTTATCGAAAGGATAAGCCT
This genomic interval carries:
- the rplA gene encoding 50S ribosomal protein L1 gives rise to the protein MAKLTKRAKAQEGKIDRTKAYPFDNALALVKEFATAKFNESIDVSVQLGVDAKKSDQVVRGSVVLPAGTGKTVRVAVFASGEKAEQAKAAGADVVGMEDLAEQVKAGNMPFDIVIASPDTMRIVGTLGQILGPRGLMPNPKVGTVTPDVATAVKNAKAGQVQYRTDKAGIIHATIGRKSFSDADLKSNLVALIDALNKAKPATSKGVYLRKVSLSSTMGAGVRVDQATLAA